One stretch of Flavobacterium sp. 9 DNA includes these proteins:
- a CDS encoding response regulator translates to MKFKYIFHIDDDQDDTEFFFSAALEASHGVNVEIFFDSRKALEKLLDMDVNVMPDAIFLDLNMPVLSGFEFLKEIKCHSSLKMIQVIILSTSSQQESKETAKKLGADGFITKPSNFYELVSILKSYL, encoded by the coding sequence ATGAAATTTAAGTATATATTCCATATTGACGATGACCAGGACGATACGGAGTTTTTTTTCTCTGCAGCCCTTGAAGCGTCTCATGGGGTAAATGTTGAGATATTTTTTGATTCACGTAAGGCTTTGGAAAAGCTTTTGGATATGGATGTGAATGTGATGCCTGATGCCATTTTTCTGGATCTCAATATGCCTGTGCTGAGCGGTTTTGAATTCCTTAAGGAAATAAAGTGTCATTCCAGCCTTAAAATGATCCAGGTAATTATTTTATCCACGTCCTCTCAACAAGAATCAAAAGAAACTGCTAAGAAATTGGGTGCAGATGGTTTTATAACCAAACCTTCAAACTTCTATGAATTGGTAAGCATTCTGAAGTCCTATTTGTGA